The Fibrobacterota bacterium genome includes a window with the following:
- a CDS encoding proline--tRNA ligase: protein MLVSKYLLKTLREPPSGAELSSHVFLLRGGYVKQLASGLYSILPLGKRVLARIEALIREEMEKIDGQEVDLPLVQPAELWMESGRYGVIGAELLRFKDRAEHHMVLAMTHEEAITDLARYVLSSYKQLPFMIWQFKLKFRDEPRARGGLVRVREFTMKDAYSFHKDDADLDAYYQRAYQAYENIFRRVGIKPIVVKSDTGIMGGKIAHEFMLESGHGEDYLIISEDGRYSANQEIAEFRHEHAKTDPLPVEKVATPGMKTIEEVARFLGVQPNQTMKAVMFEIDQDKRRTLVLVLIRGDLEVSDVKVRNYLKAPWLLPAQEDFIRGFGIVPGYASAQGGGGTPLAERKDLLVLTDLSICESGNFVGGANEEGFHLKHINFRRDFNTPHTGDFAKAQEGYLAPDGKSRLRAVRGIEIGNIFKLGTKFSQSMGCAYLDESGKQKTPTMGCYGIGIGRLMAAVIENSHDEFGPIWPKEITPFHVHLVNIGKEPEVLETCARLMAEWEGQGLQVLFDDRDERPGVKFKDADLWGIPVRIAVGKKGLADNGPEGSVPQGGGPRSGRAEWKLRSEKEFTMVPLAELTGKLRTFYGWN, encoded by the coding sequence ATGCTAGTCTCCAAATATCTCCTTAAGACCCTGCGGGAACCGCCGTCGGGCGCCGAACTATCCAGCCACGTATTCCTCCTGCGCGGCGGATACGTCAAGCAATTGGCCTCCGGGCTGTATTCCATCCTGCCCTTGGGCAAGCGCGTGCTGGCCAGGATCGAGGCCCTGATCCGGGAGGAGATGGAGAAGATCGACGGGCAGGAAGTGGACCTTCCGTTGGTGCAGCCGGCCGAGTTGTGGATGGAGTCTGGACGCTACGGCGTCATCGGCGCCGAGCTCTTGCGCTTCAAGGATCGGGCCGAGCACCATATGGTCCTCGCCATGACCCATGAGGAGGCGATTACCGATCTGGCGCGCTACGTGCTTTCCTCGTACAAGCAATTGCCCTTCATGATCTGGCAGTTCAAACTCAAGTTCCGGGACGAGCCGCGCGCGCGCGGCGGCCTGGTGCGCGTGCGCGAATTCACCATGAAGGACGCTTACAGCTTCCACAAGGACGATGCGGATCTGGATGCCTATTACCAGCGCGCCTACCAGGCTTACGAGAACATCTTCCGGCGCGTGGGCATCAAGCCCATCGTGGTCAAGTCGGATACGGGCATCATGGGCGGGAAGATCGCGCATGAATTCATGCTCGAATCCGGCCATGGCGAGGATTACCTGATCATATCCGAGGACGGCCGCTATTCGGCCAACCAGGAGATCGCCGAGTTCCGTCACGAACACGCCAAGACCGATCCCCTGCCCGTGGAGAAGGTGGCCACCCCGGGGATGAAGACCATCGAAGAGGTCGCGCGTTTCCTGGGAGTGCAGCCCAACCAGACCATGAAGGCGGTGATGTTCGAGATCGATCAGGACAAGCGGCGTACCTTGGTGCTGGTCCTTATCCGCGGCGATCTCGAAGTGAGCGACGTGAAGGTGCGCAACTACCTGAAGGCTCCCTGGCTCCTGCCCGCCCAGGAGGATTTCATCCGCGGCTTCGGCATCGTGCCGGGCTACGCTTCGGCCCAGGGCGGCGGCGGAACGCCGCTTGCGGAGCGGAAGGACTTGCTGGTGCTCACCGACCTGTCCATCTGCGAGAGCGGCAATTTCGTGGGCGGCGCCAACGAGGAAGGCTTCCATCTAAAGCACATCAATTTCCGCCGCGACTTCAACACGCCCCATACCGGCGATTTCGCGAAGGCGCAAGAGGGCTACCTGGCTCCGGACGGCAAATCCCGTCTGCGCGCGGTGCGCGGCATCGAAATCGGGAATATCTTCAAGCTCGGGACCAAGTTCAGCCAATCCATGGGCTGCGCCTATCTGGACGAATCCGGGAAGCAGAAGACGCCGACCATGGGCTGCTACGGCATCGGCATCGGCCGCCTGATGGCGGCGGTTATCGAAAACTCCCACGATGAGTTCGGGCCCATCTGGCCCAAGGAGATCACGCCTTTCCACGTGCATCTGGTCAACATCGGCAAGGAACCGGAAGTGCTGGAAACCTGCGCGCGGCTCATGGCCGAGTGGGAAGGGCAGGGCCTGCAGGTTCTCTTCGACGATCGCGACGAGCGACCGGGAGTGAAGTTCAAGGATGCGGACCTTTGGGGGATACCGGTCCGCATCGCCGTGGGCAAGAAGGGCCTCGCCGACAACGGACCCGAGGGCAGCGTGCCGCAGGGGGGCGGGCCGCGAAGCGGCCGGGCCGAGTGGAAGCTCCGCAGCGAAAAGGAATTCACCATGGTGCCTCTGGCCGAACTGACGGGGAAGTTGCGAACCTTCTACGGATGGAACTGA
- a CDS encoding methylglyoxal synthase gives MPGRKRIALVAHDHKKSELVEWAKRHRDQLGAHDLYATGTTGAMLEKETKLKVEKLRSGPLGGDLEIGAKISEGEIDVLVFFWDPLAAQPHDPDVRALLRIVVVWNIPVVSNMASADFLFSSPFMSGEYKRLVPDYEERKRKDWPLMG, from the coding sequence ATGCCCGGCCGCAAGCGCATCGCGTTGGTGGCCCATGACCATAAGAAAAGCGAGCTGGTGGAATGGGCCAAGCGCCATCGCGATCAGCTCGGCGCCCATGACCTTTATGCCACCGGCACCACCGGGGCCATGCTCGAGAAGGAAACCAAGCTTAAGGTGGAAAAGCTCCGCAGCGGGCCTCTGGGCGGCGACTTGGAGATCGGGGCGAAAATCTCGGAAGGGGAAATCGACGTGCTGGTCTTCTTCTGGGACCCGCTGGCCGCCCAGCCCCACGACCCGGACGTGCGCGCCCTGTTGCGCATCGTGGTGGTGTGGAACATCCCCGTGGTCAGCAATATGGCTTCGGCGGATTTCCTGTTCTCGTCGCCCTTCATGAGCGGCGAATACAAACGCTTGGTGCCGGATTACGAGGAGCGGAAGCGCAAGGACTGGCCCTTGATGGGCTGA
- a CDS encoding toxin-antitoxin system YwqK family antitoxin has product MGASISPVRPGDSVPVPRPSAVLLLLALAIGIGPASALPVIVKKEIQYPDGKLKESFDYFIDGQQREVRDGLDEEFYPNGGKKGEIPWRNGKEDGLVVYYYQDGRKSYEANYKEGKKNGFATVWYPNGQKQWQTVFRAGLTHGVWREWYADGKKKFEANYSDGKLDGLATWWYDNGHIWQERSFQDGALTKGSVREWDRAGRQTFPPPADSSGDPGAEPSASPPEPVARDTSATGDSRVGK; this is encoded by the coding sequence ATGGGTGCAAGCATTTCCCCGGTGAGACCGGGAGATTCCGTCCCGGTTCCGCGGCCCTCCGCCGTCCTTCTCCTGTTGGCTCTGGCCATCGGGATCGGCCCTGCCAGCGCGCTTCCCGTGATCGTGAAGAAGGAAATCCAGTATCCCGATGGTAAGTTGAAGGAAAGTTTCGACTATTTCATCGATGGCCAACAGCGGGAAGTGCGGGACGGCCTGGACGAGGAGTTCTATCCGAACGGCGGGAAGAAGGGCGAGATCCCCTGGCGGAACGGCAAAGAAGACGGATTGGTGGTTTACTATTACCAGGACGGCCGCAAATCCTACGAGGCCAATTACAAGGAAGGCAAGAAGAACGGATTCGCGACGGTCTGGTATCCCAACGGGCAGAAGCAGTGGCAAACGGTTTTCCGCGCCGGCTTGACCCATGGGGTATGGCGCGAATGGTACGCGGACGGGAAGAAGAAGTTCGAAGCGAATTATAGCGACGGCAAATTGGATGGCTTGGCGACTTGGTGGTACGATAACGGCCACATCTGGCAAGAGCGTTCTTTCCAGGATGGCGCGCTGACCAAGGGCTCGGTGCGGGAATGGGATCGCGCGGGACGGCAAACATTCCCGCCTCCGGCGGATTCGAGCGGCGACCCGGGGGCGGAACCGTCGGCTTCGCCGCCCGAGCCGGTCGCACGGGACACGTCGGCCACGGGCGATTCCCGGGTCGGAAAATAA
- the purE gene encoding 5-(carboxyamino)imidazole ribonucleotide mutase, which produces MAKAAKKSPAGKNARPLVGVIMGSISDWETMKEAAEVLKGFGIPYEAEVVSAHRTPERMVEYAKSARDRGLEVIIAGAGGAAHLPGMTASLTSLPVIGVPVASKQLKGLDSLLSIVQMPGGVPVATMAIGNAKNAGLLAARILALGRPDLAAKVDAHRETQDREVRAMRIPGH; this is translated from the coding sequence ATGGCCAAAGCGGCGAAGAAATCCCCGGCAGGCAAGAACGCCCGGCCCTTGGTGGGCGTGATCATGGGAAGCATCTCCGATTGGGAGACCATGAAGGAGGCCGCCGAGGTTCTCAAGGGATTCGGCATCCCCTACGAGGCTGAGGTGGTCTCGGCCCATCGCACCCCCGAGCGGATGGTCGAGTACGCCAAGAGCGCGCGGGACCGGGGCCTGGAAGTCATCATCGCCGGGGCGGGCGGCGCGGCCCATCTGCCTGGCATGACCGCGTCCCTCACCTCCTTGCCCGTGATCGGCGTACCGGTCGCAAGCAAGCAACTGAAGGGATTGGATTCCCTGCTCTCCATCGTACAGATGCCGGGCGGGGTCCCCGTGGCGACCATGGCCATCGGCAATGCCAAGAACGCGGGACTCCTGGCCGCGCGCATCCTGGCGTTGGGACGTCCCGATTTGGCGGCCAAGGTGGACGCCCATCGCGAAACCCAGGATCGCGAAGTGCGCGCCATGCGCATCCCGGGCCATTGA
- the purK gene encoding 5-(carboxyamino)imidazole ribonucleotide synthase, translating into MPILPGATLGILGGGQLGRMFALEAKRMGYRVITLEPSPDSPCGQVADEQIQADYADEKALRELAARCQAITYEFENIDARAVEYLEDLGHPVHPDSHVLRVSQDRLLEKNFLRDANLGVTAFRAVDSLADLKAAALEVGLPAVIKTVRGGYDGKGQAVVNDIAAAEAAFARLHKGAPLIWEKKVAFVKELSVMACRGQDGAAVAYPVSENVHVENILDTGMVPARIPPTVASQARAMAEAVGNGLGIVGAYCVEMFLDAEDHLLVNEIAPRPHNSGHYTLDACICSQFEQQVRAMCGLPLGSTAILKPSVMINILGDGQGDTLYGVDSLLKRQGIAFHLYGKAKAPAKRKMGHFTVLGESADAALAEARAARALLHWG; encoded by the coding sequence ATGCCCATCTTGCCCGGCGCGACTTTGGGAATCCTCGGCGGAGGCCAATTGGGGCGCATGTTCGCCCTCGAAGCCAAGCGCATGGGCTACCGCGTGATCACCCTGGAGCCGTCGCCCGATTCCCCCTGCGGCCAAGTCGCCGATGAGCAGATCCAGGCCGACTACGCTGACGAGAAGGCGCTGCGCGAGCTGGCCGCCCGATGCCAGGCCATCACCTACGAATTCGAAAACATCGACGCCCGCGCCGTGGAATATCTGGAAGACCTGGGCCATCCCGTCCATCCCGATAGCCATGTCTTGCGCGTGAGCCAGGATCGGTTGTTGGAGAAGAACTTCCTGCGTGACGCGAACTTGGGGGTGACCGCGTTCCGGGCCGTGGATAGCCTCGCCGATCTGAAAGCCGCGGCCCTCGAAGTCGGGCTGCCCGCCGTGATCAAGACCGTCCGGGGCGGCTACGATGGCAAGGGCCAAGCCGTGGTGAACGATATCGCCGCCGCCGAAGCCGCGTTCGCGAGATTGCACAAAGGGGCTCCCCTCATCTGGGAAAAGAAGGTCGCCTTCGTCAAGGAATTGAGCGTGATGGCCTGCCGTGGCCAGGACGGCGCGGCGGTCGCCTATCCCGTATCCGAAAACGTGCACGTGGAAAACATCCTCGACACCGGGATGGTCCCCGCCCGCATCCCGCCGACGGTGGCTTCGCAGGCGCGGGCCATGGCGGAAGCCGTGGGGAACGGCCTCGGGATCGTCGGCGCGTACTGCGTCGAGATGTTCCTGGATGCGGAAGATCATTTACTGGTCAACGAGATCGCCCCGCGGCCGCATAATTCCGGGCACTACACCCTCGACGCCTGCATATGCTCGCAATTCGAACAACAGGTCCGCGCCATGTGCGGATTGCCGCTGGGCTCCACCGCCATCCTCAAGCCTTCCGTGATGATCAACATCCTGGGCGATGGCCAAGGGGATACCCTGTATGGGGTGGACTCCCTGCTTAAGCGCCAGGGCATCGCCTTCCACTTGTACGGCAAGGCCAAGGCGCCGGCCAAACGCAAGATGGGCCATTTCACCGTGCTGGGGGAGTCCGCCGATGCGGCCCTGGCCGAAGCCCGCGCCGCGCGGGCCCTGCTCCATTGGGGTTGA
- a CDS encoding metallophosphoesterase, protein MPIGILLFLLSFLGAWGGMHYYVFRNLAHLGWNRGWLTAVLWALALAFPLARLLAFRWRPAGIRVLYWIGATWMGAVFLFSFWFLMASLARRMLGFAGVGVDSDPKAWAGSVAAAVAAMVAWGALNVARGPREARYHVDRKGRYGGARKARLVQISDVHLGLILGANFLKGLVDRINAMNPDLVLITGDLFDPEFPDDAKAVAELRRLRPKQGTFAVSGNHEFYSGMHRYFKMMEEAGIPVLDSEVRLTEGGLQVAGLHDHTADRFTAAGVQRDMAKALRDIDPAKPSILLAHQPKGLQPATDARVDLIFSGHTHAGQIFPFWALVRLSFRYMAGRYRLGPDTDLIVNTGTGFWGPPMRVGTHSQIVVVDLEY, encoded by the coding sequence ATGCCGATAGGAATCCTGCTCTTCCTCCTCTCCTTCCTGGGGGCATGGGGAGGGATGCATTATTACGTGTTCCGGAACCTGGCCCATCTGGGTTGGAACCGCGGCTGGCTCACCGCCGTCCTTTGGGCCCTCGCCCTGGCCTTTCCCTTGGCCCGTTTATTGGCCTTCCGCTGGCGCCCCGCGGGCATCCGCGTGCTGTATTGGATCGGCGCGACCTGGATGGGTGCGGTTTTCCTTTTCTCGTTCTGGTTCCTGATGGCTTCGCTGGCGCGACGCATGCTGGGATTCGCGGGAGTCGGGGTCGACTCGGATCCCAAGGCTTGGGCGGGCTCCGTGGCGGCGGCGGTGGCGGCCATGGTGGCTTGGGGCGCGCTTAACGTGGCGCGCGGCCCGCGCGAGGCGCGCTATCACGTGGATCGCAAAGGCCGCTACGGAGGCGCGCGCAAAGCGCGGTTGGTGCAAATCTCGGATGTGCATCTCGGCCTTATCCTCGGCGCGAACTTCCTGAAAGGGTTAGTGGATCGCATCAACGCCATGAATCCCGATCTGGTTCTGATCACGGGCGATCTTTTCGATCCCGAATTCCCCGACGACGCGAAGGCGGTGGCGGAACTGCGCCGCCTGCGTCCCAAGCAAGGCACGTTCGCGGTGAGCGGCAACCACGAGTTCTATTCCGGTATGCATCGGTATTTCAAGATGATGGAAGAAGCGGGAATCCCCGTGCTGGACAGCGAGGTGCGCTTGACCGAAGGCGGTTTACAGGTGGCCGGCTTGCACGATCATACCGCGGATCGTTTCACGGCCGCGGGCGTGCAGCGAGATATGGCGAAAGCGCTGCGGGACATCGACCCCGCGAAGCCATCCATCCTGCTGGCGCATCAGCCGAAGGGATTGCAACCGGCCACCGATGCGCGCGTCGATCTCATCTTCAGCGGGCATACGCATGCGGGCCAGATCTTCCCTTTCTGGGCCTTGGTGCGATTGTCCTTCCGCTACATGGCGGGCCGCTACCGCCTCGGCCCCGACACCGATTTGATCGTGAATACGGGAACGGGTTTCTGGGGGCCGCCCATGCGCGTGGGCACGCATTCGCAGATCGTAGTCGTCGATCTCGAGTATTGA
- a CDS encoding UPF0104 family protein → MGKPKAKILSWAGTFVAFAFIVFAIWLFIRTLHHFDLHEVVARVREIPPHRLVMAGLCVALCYGIQTLYDFLAARSVGMAVSLPRASLAAFVGNSLTNSIGFSLLTSTSVRYRYYLAWGFSALQIAQFITLAKLAFINGLTLSTGLAQIFSPVHLPADLPFSLSPRAIGFILLLPTALLLLWNGFARGGTLALGKFRLERPRQIMLVLQVVVACIHFAFAGAALYFLLPEGDLHQAGFIGPVSFLGTFMAIKLAALFLPVPGSLGVLEAASLAVLTPAMPAYPVLGALLAFRLAFYVIPFGIGLATLSAYELTAGSGLLPSMLRRRRGRRLA, encoded by the coding sequence ATGGGCAAACCGAAAGCGAAAATCCTGTCATGGGCCGGCACGTTCGTCGCCTTCGCCTTCATCGTTTTCGCGATTTGGCTTTTCATCCGGACCCTGCATCATTTCGACTTGCACGAAGTCGTGGCGCGCGTCCGGGAGATCCCGCCCCATCGTCTGGTTATGGCCGGGCTCTGCGTGGCCCTTTGCTACGGCATCCAGACCCTGTATGATTTCCTGGCGGCCCGTTCCGTGGGGATGGCCGTGTCCCTGCCCCGGGCTTCCCTGGCCGCCTTCGTAGGCAATAGCCTGACTAACAGCATCGGCTTTTCCCTGCTGACCAGCACCTCGGTCCGCTACCGGTATTACCTGGCTTGGGGCTTCAGCGCCTTGCAAATCGCCCAGTTCATCACCCTGGCCAAGCTCGCTTTCATCAACGGCCTCACCTTGTCGACCGGGCTGGCGCAAATTTTTTCCCCCGTCCATCTGCCCGCCGATTTGCCTTTTTCCCTCTCCCCCCGCGCCATAGGATTCATCCTCCTGCTGCCGACGGCGCTTTTGCTCCTATGGAACGGCTTCGCCCGCGGTGGCACCTTGGCCCTAGGTAAATTCCGCTTGGAGCGCCCCCGCCAGATAATGCTGGTGTTGCAAGTGGTGGTGGCTTGCATCCATTTCGCTTTCGCCGGCGCCGCTCTCTACTTCCTGCTTCCCGAAGGGGATTTGCATCAGGCCGGATTCATCGGGCCCGTGTCTTTCCTAGGCACCTTCATGGCCATCAAGTTGGCGGCCTTGTTCCTTCCGGTACCCGGCAGCCTAGGCGTGCTGGAGGCGGCGTCCCTGGCCGTGCTTACCCCCGCCATGCCCGCTTACCCGGTGCTTGGCGCCTTGCTGGCCTTCCGATTGGCTTTTTACGTGATACCCTTCGGCATCGGATTGGCGACCTTATCCGCTTACGAGCTGACGGCCGGGTCCGGATTGTTACCGTCCATGCTCAGACGACGCCGGGGACGGCGATTGGCCTGA